A region of the Novosphingobium aureum genome:
CGCCGTCCTCGCGCGCGATCCGCAAGGTTCCTGACCAGCCGGTGTAGCAGTGATCGACGAGGTCGGCGCGCTCGAGCGGGGCGCCCTCGCTCCAGTCGCCGAGCGCATCGGCAGGGGCCGTTGCGCTCGGCAGCATTTCTTCGTCGGCGAGCCACAGGCCCTGTGCGGTGAAGGCGACTGCGGTGACTTTCTCGCGCGCGAACCACGGGTGGAAGCCGAGCCCGACCGGCTGCGGGCGGGTATCGGTGCTGGTGACCGCGAGGCTGGCAGCCAGGCCCTCAGCCGAGAGATCGAATGTCTGGCGGCAGGTGAACGCCCAGGGCCAGTCTGCGTTCGCGGGATGCTCGGTGACGAGAGTGACCCGGTTCGCGCTGCTTTCCTCCACCCGCCAATCGGCGAGCCACACCGTGCCGTGCAGCGGGTGCTTCTGTTCGGGGTGGTTGGGGGCGAGGCCGTAGCTCTCGCCCTGCCAGTCGAAGCTGCCCATCGCGATGCGGTTGGCATAGGGCGCGAGCGGGAAGCACGCGCTCTCGAAGGGCACCGCGCTGCCCTCGGGCGAAGGGCGCAGCACGTCGGCTCCGGCCCGGCGCAGCGCGCGGATCATGCCGCCGTGCACCGGGTCGATTTCGAGCTGCCATTCGCCCGCTTCGAGGATCATCCCTGCATGTCCTCGAGCTCGCGGCCACGGGTCTCCTGCACGGTCGCGCGCACGAAGAAGAACGAGACCGCTGCGGCCAACGCGTAGAACACGTAGGTCACCGATAGGCCGGGCGACTTGGCCAGCGTCGGGAAGCTGACCGAGATCGCGGCATTGGCGATCCACTGCGCGAAGCCGGCGACGGCCAGCGCCGAACCGCGGATCTGGTTGGGGAACATCTCGCCGAGCATGACCCACATGACCGGGCCCCAGCTGACGTTGAAGAAGACGACGTAGACGTTGGCTGCGATGAGCGCGATCACGCCCGCGCTGCCGGGCAGCACGACGTTGCCGTCGGGTCCGGTTGCCGCAGTCGAGAAGGCCCATGCGACGACGGCGAGCGAGACCGCCATGCCCGCCGAACCGATCAGCAGCAGCGGCTTGCGGCCGATGCGGTCGATCAGCGCGATGGTGACGAGGCAGGCGCCGATCGAGAGCGCGCCCGAGATGATGTTGATCTGAAGGGCGAAGTCCTCGGTGAAGCCGACCGCCTGCCACAGCGTGGCGCCGTAGTAGAACACCACGTTGATGCCGACGAGCTGCTGGAACACCGCGATGCCGATGCCGACCCACAGGATCGGGCGGATCTTGCCGGTGCCCTTGTCGACGAGGTCCGAGAGCTTGGGACGGTGATGGTCGGCGGCGAGCGACGCGGAAATTTCCGCGACCTTGCGCTGGGCGGTTTCGGGTCCGAACAGGCGCGTGAGGACGGCGAGCGCCTCCTCGTTACGGCCGCGCGCCACGAGATAGCGCGGGCTCTCGGGGATCGTGAGCAGCGCGAGCAGGTAGACAAGCGCCGGGATCGCCTGGAGCCAGAACATCCAGCGCCATGCCGGGAAGTCGAACCACAGGTCGGCAGTCGAACCACCGGCCCAGCGTGCCAGCACGAAGTTGGCGACGAAGGCGCCGGTGAGGCCGGTGATGATCATCACCTGCTGCACGCTGGAAAGACGTCCGCGCACGTGGGCAGGCGTCATTTCGGAGATGTAGACCGGCGAGGTCACGCTCGCCGCGCCGACGCCCAGGCCGCCGATGATGCGTGCGAAGATGAAGATGGCCGAGGACCCGGCCGCACCCGCGAGCAGGGCCGAGACGAGGAACAGCGCCGCTGCGAGCATCATCGTGCCGCGACGCCCGATCATGTCGGACAGGCGCCCTGCGATGAAGGCGCCGAACGAGGAGCCTACGAGGATCGCGCCGACATTGATGCCGATGCCCAGACTGCCGAGGTCGAAGGCGGCCTCGAGGCCGTTCTGGGTGCCGTTGATGACACCCGAATCGTAACCGAACATGAAGCCGCCGATCGTGGCGACTATGACGACGAGCGCGACGAGGCGCTTGTTGAGACTGACCGTTTCCATTGCGGCGATCCTTTCCCGGGCCTTGGCCCTGGGGATCGGGGGTTTGCTTTTCTTGTCCCGATCCCGCGTGATTTCTTCAGGTGTTTGCGCGCCTCGGCGGGGCTGCGGGGGTGTCGACCCG
Encoded here:
- a CDS encoding sugar porter family MFS transporter, coding for MSSPSGSTPPQPRRGAQTPEEITRDRDKKSKPPIPRAKARERIAAMETVSLNKRLVALVVIVATIGGFMFGYDSGVINGTQNGLEAAFDLGSLGIGINVGAILVGSSFGAFIAGRLSDMIGRRGTMMLAAALFLVSALLAGAAGSSAIFIFARIIGGLGVGAASVTSPVYISEMTPAHVRGRLSSVQQVMIITGLTGAFVANFVLARWAGGSTADLWFDFPAWRWMFWLQAIPALVYLLALLTIPESPRYLVARGRNEEALAVLTRLFGPETAQRKVAEISASLAADHHRPKLSDLVDKGTGKIRPILWVGIGIAVFQQLVGINVVFYYGATLWQAVGFTEDFALQINIISGALSIGACLVTIALIDRIGRKPLLLIGSAGMAVSLAVVAWAFSTAATGPDGNVVLPGSAGVIALIAANVYVVFFNVSWGPVMWVMLGEMFPNQIRGSALAVAGFAQWIANAAISVSFPTLAKSPGLSVTYVFYALAAAVSFFFVRATVQETRGRELEDMQG
- a CDS encoding aldose 1-epimerase, whose amino-acid sequence is MILEAGEWQLEIDPVHGGMIRALRRAGADVLRPSPEGSAVPFESACFPLAPYANRIAMGSFDWQGESYGLAPNHPEQKHPLHGTVWLADWRVEESSANRVTLVTEHPANADWPWAFTCRQTFDLSAEGLAASLAVTSTDTRPQPVGLGFHPWFAREKVTAVAFTAQGLWLADEEMLPSATAPADALGDWSEGAPLERADLVDHCYTGWSGTLRIAREDGDILLESDNGDYLHLFVPPGRDFFCAEPQTTMPDAVNREAPAPLLPGESAMLDMVIRSA